In Haloplanus rubicundus, one DNA window encodes the following:
- a CDS encoding valine--tRNA ligase, producing the protein MPSGEYDPETVERQWQERWVEEDLYVYGDGAVNPDTVFSIDSPPPTVSGSLHWGHVYGFTLQDFVARYNRMQGKDVFFPFGYDDNGIASERLTEDELGIRHQDFGRREFQEKCREVCAQYEAEFTEKMQNLGISIDWSETYQTISPEVQRTSQLSFVDLYEQGREYRQRAPAIWCPECETAISQVETEDDEQDSHFHDISFEVVEEDEDLPETFTISTTRPELLPACVSVFVHPDDEANEDLVGNHARIPLFGQEVPIIEDERVDMETGSGVVMCCTFGDQTDIEWYQAHDLDLRIAIDESGTLTDVAGEYAGLDRDEASEAIVADLDDAGALLDRRAITHTVNVHERCGTSIEFLVTEQWYVKLLDKTEEYLEAGRQMDWYPEKMFTRYKNWIEGLQWDWAISRQRSSGIPFPVWYCAECDAEVVAERDQLPVDPLSDAPPVDACPACGHDEFVPEDDVFDTWATSSLTPLINAGWDWDDERAEMVIERPELYPMNMRPQGHDIISFWLFHTVVKCYEHTGEVPFDSVMINGMVLDENRVKMSKSLGNIVSPDEVLEQYPVDAARYWAAGSAVGDDLPYKEKGLRAGERLMRKLWNASKLVDDLTPAERLSRPDLREIDRWLLAELDDRIETVTDHFERREFSKARDELRSFFWHTFCDDYLEIAKQRLRDGEDPSAAYTLQTAHRRFCTLFAPILAHVTEELWRDMYGDGSVHTADWPEPLGVEADLPAGERAMAVVAALRKYKTDNQLSMNADVDAVRVYGDVSAFADDIRRVMHVAELESVDEEPPVESVVTGIDLDYSLVGPEFGNQVSDIESAIAQGDYEVTDGRLHVAGVELDAEMFDIEEERQYAGAGEMVEAGDTVVIVRN; encoded by the coding sequence CAGGACTTCGTCGCCCGCTACAACCGGATGCAGGGCAAGGACGTGTTCTTCCCGTTCGGTTACGACGACAACGGCATCGCCTCCGAACGGCTCACCGAGGACGAACTCGGGATCCGGCATCAGGACTTCGGCCGCCGGGAGTTCCAGGAGAAATGTCGCGAGGTCTGTGCCCAGTACGAGGCGGAGTTCACCGAGAAGATGCAGAACCTCGGCATCTCCATCGACTGGTCGGAGACGTACCAGACCATCTCGCCCGAGGTGCAGCGGACCTCCCAGCTCTCCTTCGTCGACCTCTACGAACAGGGCCGGGAGTACCGCCAGCGCGCGCCCGCCATCTGGTGTCCGGAGTGTGAGACGGCCATCTCGCAGGTCGAAACCGAGGACGACGAACAGGACAGCCACTTCCACGACATCTCCTTCGAGGTGGTCGAAGAGGACGAGGACCTTCCGGAGACGTTCACCATCTCGACGACCCGGCCCGAACTGCTCCCCGCCTGCGTCTCGGTGTTCGTCCACCCCGACGACGAGGCCAACGAGGACCTCGTCGGCAACCACGCGCGGATCCCCCTGTTCGGCCAGGAGGTGCCCATCATCGAGGACGAACGCGTCGACATGGAGACGGGGTCGGGCGTCGTGATGTGCTGTACCTTCGGCGACCAGACGGACATCGAGTGGTACCAGGCCCACGACCTCGACTTGCGCATCGCCATCGACGAGTCGGGGACGCTGACCGACGTTGCGGGCGAGTACGCGGGACTCGACCGCGACGAGGCCAGCGAGGCCATCGTCGCCGACCTCGACGACGCCGGCGCCCTCCTCGACCGGCGGGCCATCACCCACACCGTCAACGTCCACGAGCGCTGTGGGACGAGCATCGAGTTCCTCGTCACCGAGCAGTGGTACGTCAAACTCCTCGACAAGACCGAGGAGTACCTCGAAGCGGGCCGCCAGATGGACTGGTACCCGGAGAAGATGTTCACGCGGTACAAAAACTGGATCGAGGGGCTCCAGTGGGACTGGGCCATCTCCCGTCAGCGATCCTCGGGCATCCCCTTCCCGGTCTGGTACTGCGCGGAGTGCGACGCGGAAGTCGTCGCCGAGCGCGACCAGCTGCCCGTCGACCCGCTCTCGGACGCCCCGCCGGTCGACGCCTGCCCGGCCTGCGGCCACGACGAGTTCGTCCCCGAGGACGACGTCTTCGACACCTGGGCCACCTCCTCGTTGACGCCGCTGATCAACGCCGGCTGGGACTGGGACGACGAGCGTGCGGAGATGGTGATCGAGCGCCCCGAACTCTACCCGATGAACATGCGCCCGCAGGGCCACGACATCATCTCCTTCTGGCTGTTCCACACCGTCGTCAAGTGCTACGAGCACACGGGCGAGGTGCCCTTCGACAGCGTGATGATCAACGGGATGGTCCTCGACGAGAACCGGGTGAAGATGTCGAAGTCGCTCGGCAACATCGTCTCGCCGGACGAGGTGCTGGAGCAGTACCCCGTCGACGCCGCGCGCTACTGGGCCGCCGGCAGCGCCGTCGGCGACGACCTGCCGTACAAGGAGAAGGGGCTCCGGGCGGGCGAGCGCCTGATGCGGAAGCTCTGGAACGCGTCGAAACTCGTCGACGACCTCACGCCCGCGGAGCGGCTCTCGCGCCCCGACCTCCGCGAAATCGACCGCTGGCTGCTCGCCGAACTCGACGACCGGATCGAAACCGTCACCGACCACTTCGAGCGCCGCGAGTTCTCGAAGGCCCGCGACGAGCTTCGATCCTTCTTCTGGCATACGTTCTGTGACGACTACCTCGAAATCGCGAAACAGCGCCTCCGCGACGGCGAGGACCCGTCTGCGGCGTACACGCTCCAGACCGCCCACCGGCGGTTCTGTACGCTGTTCGCCCCGATTCTCGCCCACGTCACCGAGGAGCTCTGGCGGGACATGTACGGCGACGGGAGCGTCCACACGGCCGACTGGCCCGAACCGCTGGGCGTCGAGGCGGACCTGCCCGCCGGGGAGCGGGCGATGGCCGTCGTCGCCGCGCTCCGGAAGTACAAGACCGACAACCAGCTGTCGATGAACGCCGATGTCGACGCCGTGCGGGTGTACGGCGACGTCTCCGCCTTCGCCGACGACATCCGGCGCGTGATGCACGTCGCCGAACTGGAGTCGGTCGACGAGGAACCGCCGGTCGAATCCGTCGTGACGGGCATCGACCTCGATTACTCCCTCGTCGGTCCCGAGTTCGGCAATCAGGTGTCGGACATCGAGTCCGCCATCGCGCAGGGTGACTACGAGGTCACGGACGGCCGCCTCCACGTCGCGGGCGTCGAACTCGACGCCGAGATGTTCGACATCGAGGAGGAACGGCAGTACGCGGGTGCGGGTGAGATGGTAGAAGCCGGCGATACGGTCGTGATCGTGCGGAACTGA
- a CDS encoding universal stress protein, translated as MTRHLLVSFDDSELSDRALTFACSAFPEDRITVMYVIDARSDETAAAGWGNTTDQYERWVASRREFADELLHHAEAIADEHGVTLDTVVAIGRVRDAIVDYAADHDVDLVVMGFHPRSRLSAYLAGEFSDRVIRSSDLPVALVK; from the coding sequence GTGACACGACACCTCCTCGTTTCGTTCGACGACTCCGAGCTCTCCGACCGAGCGCTGACGTTCGCCTGTTCGGCCTTTCCCGAGGACCGCATCACGGTCATGTACGTCATCGACGCTCGTTCCGACGAGACGGCGGCAGCCGGGTGGGGGAACACGACCGACCAGTACGAGCGATGGGTCGCGTCCCGTCGCGAGTTCGCGGACGAACTTCTCCACCACGCGGAGGCCATCGCCGACGAGCACGGCGTCACACTCGACACCGTCGTCGCCATCGGACGTGTCCGCGACGCCATCGTCGACTACGCCGCCGACCACGATGTGGACCTGGTCGTGATGGGTTTTCATCCCCGTTCGCGACTCTCCGCGTATCTCGCCGGCGAGTTCTCCGACCGCGTCATTCGCTCCTCCGACCTCCCCGTCGCCCTCGTCAAATAA
- a CDS encoding universal stress protein produces MPRTHLVVVNDGHNLHSALDYTCETFPDDTIVGLYVDTADDGPRSIRWDDSATPATDWIDGHREEARRHFDDAQAVADKYGVTLETVAAFGKLTDVIRQYCTQHSITTVIVGTADRDAFSSYVVADDVTRIANTAPVPVVVV; encoded by the coding sequence ATGCCACGCACACATCTCGTCGTCGTCAACGACGGCCACAACCTGCACAGCGCGCTCGACTACACCTGCGAGACGTTCCCCGACGACACCATCGTCGGGCTCTACGTCGACACGGCGGACGATGGGCCTCGGTCGATTCGCTGGGACGACTCCGCGACGCCGGCGACGGATTGGATCGACGGTCACCGCGAGGAGGCCCGCCGTCACTTCGACGACGCCCAGGCGGTCGCTGACAAGTACGGGGTTACGCTGGAGACCGTCGCCGCGTTCGGGAAGCTGACCGACGTTATCCGGCAGTACTGCACTCAGCACTCGATCACTACCGTCATCGTCGGCACTGCCGACCGCGACGCGTTCAGTTCCTACGTCGTCGCCGACGACGTGACTCGGATCGCCAACACCGCGCCGGTTCCGGTCGTCGTCGTCTGA
- a CDS encoding quinone-dependent dihydroorotate dehydrogenase, producing MKAYDLVKPALFALPAETAHRATHRLLRSVQHTPIEDVLRARYTVDDDRLRTEAFGLEFDSPVGVAAGFDKNAELPSVLTALGFSHVEVGGVTAERQPGNPRPRLFRLPEDGALINRMGFNNEGADRIGARLDDADLPDAPVGINIGKSKSTPLDEAVDDYRYTYDRVADAGDYFVVNVSSPNTPGLRELQNRESLERILGGLVDAGADPLLVKLSPDLAAPAIEEALAVVDELDLAGVVATNTTIERPPGLRNPNKAERGGLSGKPIEERATGTIEFIAERTDVPVVGVGGITDAAGAYRKIRAGASVVQLYTGLVYEGPSLARDINRGLRDLLERDGFDSVEEAVGADL from the coding sequence ATGAAGGCCTACGACCTGGTGAAACCGGCGCTGTTCGCGCTCCCCGCCGAGACGGCCCATCGGGCCACCCATCGACTCCTCCGGAGCGTCCAGCACACCCCCATCGAGGACGTACTGCGCGCTCGCTACACCGTCGACGACGACCGACTCCGAACCGAGGCGTTCGGCCTCGAGTTCGACAGCCCCGTCGGCGTCGCCGCCGGCTTCGACAAGAACGCCGAACTGCCGAGCGTCCTCACCGCCCTCGGCTTCTCGCACGTCGAAGTCGGCGGCGTCACCGCCGAACGACAGCCCGGCAATCCCCGTCCCCGGCTCTTTCGCCTCCCCGAGGACGGCGCGCTCATCAACCGGATGGGATTCAACAACGAGGGCGCCGACCGGATCGGCGCCCGTCTCGACGACGCCGACCTGCCCGACGCCCCCGTCGGCATCAACATCGGCAAGTCGAAGTCGACGCCACTCGACGAGGCCGTCGACGACTACCGCTACACCTACGACAGGGTCGCCGACGCCGGCGACTACTTCGTCGTCAACGTCTCCAGCCCGAACACGCCCGGCCTGCGCGAACTCCAGAACCGCGAATCGCTCGAACGCATCCTCGGCGGCCTCGTCGACGCCGGTGCCGACCCCCTCCTGGTCAAGCTCTCGCCCGACCTCGCGGCCCCGGCCATCGAGGAGGCACTCGCGGTCGTCGACGAGCTGGATCTCGCGGGCGTCGTCGCGACCAACACGACGATCGAGCGACCGCCCGGCCTGCGGAACCCGAACAAGGCCGAGCGGGGTGGTCTCTCCGGGAAGCCCATCGAGGAGCGCGCCACGGGCACGATCGAGTTCATCGCCGAGCGCACCGACGTCCCCGTCGTCGGCGTCGGGGGCATCACGGACGCGGCAGGCGCCTACCGCAAGATTCGGGCGGGCGCGAGCGTCGTCCAGTTGTACACGGGGCTGGTGTACGAGGGACCGAGCCTCGCGCGCGACATCAACCGCGGCCTCCGCGACCTGTTGGAACGGGACGGCTTCGACTCGGTCGAAGAGGCGGTCGGTGCCGACCTGTAG
- a CDS encoding non-histone chromosomal MC1 family protein, with product MVREDGKRNFVMREDGQEDSVFSGNMPRQAALKAARRLDPASSESDAEANPTEIRLREKGTDKVHIFDAWAWEENAPDDKPDWMGDRITKGNVSKKGIEHIEE from the coding sequence ATGGTACGCGAGGACGGTAAGCGGAACTTCGTGATGCGCGAGGACGGACAGGAGGACAGCGTGTTCTCGGGGAACATGCCCCGTCAGGCTGCGCTCAAGGCGGCCCGCCGGCTGGATCCGGCGAGTTCGGAGAGCGACGCCGAGGCCAACCCGACGGAAATCCGCCTCCGGGAGAAGGGGACCGACAAGGTTCACATCTTCGACGCGTGGGCGTGGGAGGAGAACGCCCCGGACGACAAACCGGACTGGATGGGCGACCGAATCACGAAAGGGAACGTCTCGAAGAAAGGTATCGAACACATCGAGGAGTGA
- a CDS encoding ABC transporter ATP-binding protein, which translates to MPDDDGGFEDVRETLDGHPMVSLLSYARPYWPRLTLGVVAAFCTRFARLLPPILVATAIDRVILGPSDPGLLARVGLLPSEVIVGTAARTALLERLVAIAALAYVVRSLTRFGSRYLLQSAAQKIQRDLRNDTYDHLQHLSMDFFVDHQTGGMMSILNSDVNRLEQFLNTEFRQLIRVVATVGGIAVVLWTYSPKLAAIALAPVPVIGVASGYFLTWIEPRYKSIRESVSRLNTRLENNLGGAAVIKTFNRYAFERDRVAERSQDYHDEKVAALRIRRAFFAALRLLTGVVFVLVLYVGGMDNITGAEGALTAGSFALFFLYLRRLYSPMRRVGKSANKYQLAKSSAERVFGLLGREPTITSPDDPHRPETVDGAVTFDDVTFSYGDREPVLRNVSLDVPAGTTVGLAGPTGAGKSTLVKLVARFHDTDAGAVRVDGVDVREYDLDALREEIAVVEQNPYLFSGTVAENIAYGDRTALAAERSEDGAARDRVIEAAKAAEAHAFVSDLPAGYDTFVGERGVKLSGGQRQRLAIARALLNDPAIIVFDEATSDVDTETEELIQESLDRLIEDRTAFVIAHRLSTIRDADRIVVLDDGEIVETGSHADLLAADGDYAALWDAQADVQTVADD; encoded by the coding sequence GGGTCATCCTCGGGCCGTCCGACCCCGGCCTGCTCGCACGGGTCGGCCTCCTGCCGAGCGAGGTCATCGTCGGCACCGCGGCGCGGACGGCGCTGCTCGAACGCCTCGTCGCCATCGCGGCGCTCGCGTACGTCGTCCGGTCGCTCACCCGCTTCGGCTCGCGATACCTCCTCCAGTCGGCCGCCCAGAAGATCCAGCGTGACCTCCGCAACGACACCTACGACCACCTCCAGCACCTGTCGATGGACTTCTTCGTCGACCACCAGACCGGCGGCATGATGTCCATCCTGAACAGCGACGTCAACAGATTGGAGCAGTTCCTCAACACCGAGTTCCGACAGCTCATACGGGTGGTCGCCACCGTCGGCGGCATCGCCGTCGTCCTCTGGACGTACTCGCCGAAGCTCGCCGCCATCGCGCTCGCGCCCGTCCCCGTCATCGGCGTCGCGAGCGGATACTTCCTGACGTGGATCGAGCCCCGGTACAAGTCGATTCGCGAGTCCGTCTCCCGGCTCAACACCCGACTGGAGAACAACCTCGGCGGCGCGGCGGTGATCAAGACGTTCAACCGCTACGCCTTCGAGCGCGACCGCGTCGCCGAGCGAAGTCAGGACTACCACGACGAGAAGGTGGCCGCGTTGCGCATCCGGCGGGCCTTCTTCGCCGCGCTCCGCCTGCTCACCGGCGTCGTGTTCGTCCTCGTCCTCTACGTCGGCGGCATGGACAACATCACCGGCGCCGAGGGGGCGCTCACCGCGGGCAGTTTCGCACTCTTCTTTCTCTACCTGCGCCGTCTCTACTCCCCGATGCGCCGGGTCGGGAAGTCCGCGAACAAGTATCAGCTGGCGAAATCGAGCGCCGAGCGCGTCTTCGGCCTGCTGGGCCGGGAGCCGACGATCACGTCCCCCGACGACCCCCATCGACCCGAGACCGTCGACGGCGCGGTGACGTTCGACGACGTGACCTTCAGCTACGGTGACCGGGAGCCGGTGCTCCGGAACGTCTCCCTCGACGTGCCCGCGGGGACGACCGTCGGCCTCGCCGGCCCGACCGGCGCCGGCAAGTCGACGCTCGTGAAACTCGTCGCACGGTTCCACGATACGGATGCGGGCGCGGTCCGCGTCGACGGCGTCGACGTCCGCGAGTACGACCTCGACGCCCTCCGGGAGGAGATCGCCGTCGTCGAACAGAACCCCTACCTCTTCTCGGGGACCGTCGCCGAGAACATCGCGTACGGGGATCGGACGGCGTTGGCGGCCGAACGGAGCGAGGACGGAGCGGCGCGTGACCGCGTGATCGAGGCCGCGAAAGCGGCCGAGGCCCACGCGTTCGTCAGCGACCTGCCCGCCGGCTACGACACCTTCGTCGGCGAGCGTGGCGTCAAACTCTCCGGCGGCCAGCGCCAACGTCTCGCCATCGCCCGCGCGCTCCTCAACGACCCCGCGATCATCGTCTTCGACGAGGCGACCAGTGACGTGGACACCGAGACGGAGGAACTGATCCAAGAGAGCCTCGACCGCCTCATCGAGGACCGCACCGCGTTCGTCATCGCCCACCGACTCTCGACGATTCGGGACGCCGACCGCATCGTCGTCCTCGACGACGGCGAAATCGTCGAGACGGGGAGCCACGCCGACCTGCTGGCCGCCGACGGCGACTACGCCGCCCTCTGGGACGCACAGGCCGACGTGCAGACGGTCGCCGACGACTGA